In Rosa rugosa chromosome 4, drRosRugo1.1, whole genome shotgun sequence, the genomic stretch TCCATCCTGTATAAGCGCAAGTAAAACTTAGAATAGAGTAAGTAACTTGTTCTCCTAAATAGTTGATCATCTACTTATGTCTACAGCTATATTGGATTATACTTCGATTTTATTACATTTCTGATAGAGTGTAAACCCTACATGTGCATGGTTAAGGTCAACACCAAAAATATGTGCAAAGGATTATTTCATAGATAAGCACCTAGAAAAGGTGGTTTTACTCAATGTGAGTAGAGAATATACCGAAGCAGAACCGCCATTACAAACGTCAAACTTGGGACTACATTACCCAAGGCGCAAGCAACTGTGGGGGAGATGTATGCTAAACCGGCATAGTACACATTGAGATGGATGGTAGTGCCAAATAATGCAAGCAAAAATACTTTTGCAGCTATTGAAATTGACAGTGCAGGTCTCTGCTTCCTGCTTTGCAAATCCATTCAGTATAAATTTTCTCTGTTCCTTAATACCACAAAACCACAACATTCTGAAAAGTGCAAGAACATGTAGCTTACCTCTCAATAACATAAGCAAATGGTGCTAACAAAAGCATGGCTATAACATGCCTATAAACCACAAAGACAATTGGATCGAGGCCTTCCGATAGAGAAATTTTTGTGAGGATGCTTGATACACCATAGGATAGCTGAGAAAGTACCATTGCCAAGTAGTAACTGCAGCCCTCCATGGATGGATGATCTACTTCCTTGCTATAGTTCAAAATGGTGATCACATTGCTTCAAGTTTATAGTACTGAAGGATCAACCCAAACCATTCCCTTCAAGTAATCCTCTTTATAGTTAAAACTAAagtgggaaagaaaaaagaatttgaGTACTTAGCTACCGATATTCAAAATCAGTTTACCAATTACGCATTTATGCTCAATGTTCTTGAATGAAACAGAAATGAactcatcttaactcgaatagGTTCTGACTGAAACAGAATTTAACTTGCATGGATGGTGCAACTCTTTTAGAACAAATGCTGGGGCATTTTCATGTGCACATTGCTTTCAGCATGTGGTGTTGTCTAGATTTTGgtacaaagaaaaagaatgcagagaaaaaataaataactaaaaagCTCATGTCATTTTGAATCCTGCAGATCAATGTAACTGCAGAAATTTATTAAACTCAAGCTGGATTCCACAATTTCAAAATTGACACGTTTTGCAAGTGGAACCATATCAATTTATAATTAGAACATATTACAACCATAAAAAACCTAAGTCCAGAATTTGTCATCAAAATTCCATGGTGTAGCAATTTTCTTTACATATTAACTGTTCTTATGAACATGTACTTTCTCTAGTTACAGGATGTATCACTTGAATATCAATCTTGGAAATTGCGAGCACTTTATCATTGTTAAGAACTCCTTTTCCACTCTGTGGGGGTTCAGCAGCAAGACCATCTTGCCTCTTTCCCCATAGCACACAGTAAAGGCCAACGATAATGAGAAATGCTCCGATCAAGCTGCACAGAGTTTAATCAATTTGTGACATCTAATTAATAAAAACTGTGAAATAAAAGCAACATGGACAAAAAGAAAGTGTTTATGTTCTTCAGTTTACCTGCCAAAGTGAAGTCGCTCTGCAAAAGCAACTGCTGAGAACATTGCCACTATAATGACTTGTAGGGGGCTAAACATAGCCGCAAAAACTGGTCCCTTGTAACTGATGCACCACGCTTGCAGGTAATAGACTAATGCTGACAACACAACTCCCTATTACAAAGGTAAGGACCCAATGAATATCGATATGGAGTAAGAAATAAGATAACTATGGTGATGATTGGGATCTGCTACTAATTTGAGCTCTCTTATATGCTTGGCATGTTTGTTAGATAGAGAGCTTGAATCCACATTCAAACAACAACCCAATAATTGGTTTTCAGATCGACGTTTGGATGGACATACAAGATAAACATGTATGTATGAGAGTAACACTCACAGAGTAGATGATGGTTAAAAGTTGTAGGTTCCACTCAAGTCTCCACGAAGCTGGATTTCTTGCAAAGAACAAGGCAAGAAAGGAAGATTGCAATGATGCGAAAAAGCATATGATGGTGGTTAGTGACAATGGAGCAGGGTAGACTTTGGAGATCACAGCCTGTGAGCCAGATAACCATAAGAGCATGTTCAATAAAACACTTTATTTAGATTCATTTCATGTTATATGAATCTGTAATCAAGGATTCAGTCACCTGGAGAATTAGCCATGAACACCATGCTATATGACTAGTCAGAATTAGAGCAGAACCCTTGATCCGGTTTTGCTTACCATTCCGTAACTCAGTGTTAAATGCAGTTATCAGGGGCCTCTCAACAAAACCCTTGAATAGGTGTCCTCCTTTCCAGAAGGTGAAAATAAGAGAACCACCAATGCAGAGAAGTGTACCAACAACCTTTGCTTGACTTCTGGTACTTCTAATGTGCAATTTCTCCATCCTGAATAAGAGCAAGTTAGTCTCTAAACAGGAAATAGAACTTCTGCTCGTAAATATAGTCTTCACTGCTTATGTATAAAACTGTGTTTTGTGATCACTTATGGCTTGTATTTCCATTTTTCGACATAGATCCTTCTTAATTACAGAACTACAAACCCAAAACGCCTAAAGGAAGTGGTTCTAAAAATAAGCACAAGTTGGAGCACCAAAAAGATTTGCTATAGATTATTTTGTAGATAAGAACCTAGAAATTGAAGGAAAAGTGGCTATATAATGATGTGAGTAGAGGATATACCGTAGCAGAACGGCCAATAAAAACGTCAAACTTGGGATTACATTACTCAGGGCGCAAGCAGATGTTGGGGAAATGTATGCTAAACCAGCATAGTACACATTGAGATGGATAGTAGTCCCAAATAATGCAAGCACAAAAACTTTTGCAGCTATTGAAATTGAGAGCGAAGGTCTCTGCTTCCTGCTTTGCAAATCCATTCCTAGTATTAAGTTTCTCTGATCTTTAATACCAGAAACAGAGTCTGGAATAACACAGAGAATATATAGCTTACCTCTCAAGAACATAAGCAAATGGTCCTAGCAAGAGCATGGCGATAACATGCCTATAAACCACAAACACGACTGGATTGAGTCCTTCGGCAAGAGAAAGTTTTATGAGGACATTTGATCCACCATATGCTAGCTGTACCAGTACCATTGCCAAGTAGTAACTGCATCCCTCCATGGATGTATGAGGGTAGTCCATGTCCCAAGTCCTAATTCAAATGTTTATATAACATTGCTTCCAAGTTTTAATGGGTTTTTGCAGCAGTGAAGAATCAACCACAAGTACATTAAAGCTGGGAAAGAAAGAAGTAAACTAATTGCCTAGTGGAATTCTAAATCAGTTCACTCAAAAAGCTAAAAAGCAGTATGGTGCAGCTCTTTTTAAACTAAATTTTTGGGGGATTTTCATTAGTGGACATGAGGTGCTCTCCATATTTGATAGTTGatacaaacaaaaaaagatgTCAGAAAAGAACTGAGAAATAATAATTCCATTACCAACTCAATAAGCTCTAATTTAACAAAACCAAGCTGCAGTCTCACGAAATGTTTGGTAACACAAACTCATATCACAAGCGAAACCTTTGCTAACACAAACCCATATCAGTACACACTATAATATTACTAGTAATCCATAAACAAAGCCCAAAACACTTCAGATCAAAATTCCCATACTCCCATATAATATAGAAACATgccaaaattaaagaaaatagtACTACTGACTGGACTAATGGATCGATTCATTCGTCTCCGGTGGTAATGGTGCTCCTCTCGCTGACGTAGATCCCATCCAGAAACTTCCTGATGTCCTTGTTCTTCACATGACACTTCTGGTTGATCAGCGCCGCCGACCTCGAAACCAACTCGATGTCGTTCCCGTCCAAAACCAGCTCATCCTTCACCTTCTCCGATCGCGAGATCGTCACGCCTTCGAGCATCTGGACCTTCCTGACTTTCTTCTCTCCCAGAAAGTTGCGGATCTCGATGGCGTTGCTGGAGCTGGGGATGGAGGCGTTGATCGGAAAGTGAGCGTAGACGAACCTCATCTTGTAGCGGTAGCCCTTGGTGACGCCGATGAtgaggttgctgacgtggctgaGGGCGGTGCGGATGGCGGCGCTGGTCTTGCGGGTGCCGAACCAGGCCTCGATCTTCAGCTTCTTTTTCCCGGTGGACTCGTCGTCGGTGACGAGCTCGAAGTCGAGGTTGAGGTGCTTGAAGTTTCGGATGAGCTTCCCGCGGGGACCTTCGACCTCGATGACCTTGGCCTTCACCTTGATGGTGACGCCGTCCGGGATGTCCATGCTCTCCGAGGCCAGAATCGTCTTCATTTTCGGCGTCTCACACTCGAAATCTGCAGGCCTTTTccacgaaaccctaaccctaagaGTGGCTGCACTCTATATAAGGGACGAGCCTGGCGGGTTCTGTTCTCTATATGGGCCGGGTCCAATTTTACTCCCCCAATATAAAATGACAGATGATTTTATTTTAGAATAAATCGAGATTTTTTGGTTATGTCAGCTACAGAATTGCTTATAAATCATGGTTTATAGGTGAGAATATTTTGATCagaaaataaattctcaaaaaaaaaaaaaaaaaaaaaacgtgtgATTTTATTTGAGAGTGAAG encodes the following:
- the LOC133743943 gene encoding WAT1-related protein At5g07050-like, with protein sequence MDYPHTSMEGCSYYLAMVLVQLAYGGSNVLIKLSLAEGLNPVVFVVYRHVIAMLLLGPFAYVLERKQRPSLSISIAAKVFVLALFGTTIHLNVYYAGLAYISPTSACALSNVIPSLTFLLAVLLRMEKLHIRSTRSQAKVVGTLLCIGGSLIFTFWKGGHLFKGFVERPLITAFNTELRNGKQNRIKGSALILTSHIAWCSWLILQAVISKVYPAPLSLTTIICFFASLQSSFLALFFARNPASWRLEWNLQLLTIIYSGVVLSALVYYLQAWCISYKGPVFAAMFSPLQVIIVAMFSAVAFAERLHFGSLIGAFLIIVGLYCVLWGKRQDGLAAEPPQSGKGVLNNDKVLAISKIDIQVIHPVTRESTCS
- the LOC133743944 gene encoding large ribosomal subunit protein uL6-like: MKTILASESMDIPDGVTIKVKAKVIEVEGPRGKLIRNFKHLNLDFELVTDDESTGKKKLKIEAWFGTRKTSAAIRTALSHVSNLIIGVTKGYRYKMRFVYAHFPINASIPSSSNAIEIRNFLGEKKVRKVQMLEGVTISRSEKVKDELVLDGNDIELVSRSAALINQKCHVKNKDIRKFLDGIYVSERSTITTGDE